Proteins encoded together in one Calditrichota bacterium window:
- the rplU gene encoding 50S ribosomal protein L21, with protein MYAICNLKGHQVKVRPDETVKVQYRADVNPGDTVVLDDILLLHDGKEIKVGKPSVAAKVHAKVVEHGRDPKVIVFRKKRRTEYRKHKGHKQWFTLLHIEKIEVN; from the coding sequence ATGTACGCAATCTGTAATCTCAAAGGTCATCAAGTCAAAGTCCGCCCTGACGAAACCGTCAAGGTTCAATACCGCGCGGACGTAAACCCCGGCGATACGGTGGTTTTGGATGACATCCTCCTGCTGCACGACGGCAAGGAAATCAAAGTCGGCAAGCCCAGTGTCGCGGCCAAAGTGCACGCGAAGGTAGTGGAGCATGGCCGCGATCCCAAGGTAATCGTGTTTCGCAAGAAGCGCCGCACCGAGTACCGTAAGCACAAGGGCCACAAACAGTGGTTCACGCTTCTGCATATTGAGAAGATCGAAGTTAACTAA
- the rpmA gene encoding 50S ribosomal protein L27 — translation MAHKKGQGSTRNGRDSQPKMLGVKRFAGQYVRAGEILVRQRGTRIHPGELVGMGRDHTLFAKSDGTVKFADGGRSNRKFVHIVPPTA, via the coding sequence ATGGCACATAAAAAAGGTCAAGGTTCAACCCGAAACGGTCGCGACAGCCAGCCCAAAATGCTTGGTGTCAAGCGCTTCGCTGGCCAGTATGTACGCGCGGGCGAAATTCTGGTGCGCCAACGCGGAACCCGTATCCATCCCGGCGAGTTAGTTGGAATGGGCCGCGATCATACGCTTTTTGCCAAGAGCGATGGCACGGTGAAATTCGCCGACGGTGGTCGTTCTAACCGCAAGTTCGTGCACATCGTTCCACCGACCGCGTGA
- the mdh gene encoding malate dehydrogenase translates to MKVTVIGAGNVGASCAYILSDKNICKEIVLLDIAEGIPQGKALDMFEATPIGSSSSRILGTNDYKDTANSDIIVMTAGKPRTPGMSRDDLLAANIEIMRSAIGEAAKASPNAIVIIVSNPLDAMSYAALKLTGFPHHRVFGMAGILDTARYRTFIAMELGVSVKDIAAVVLGGHGDTMVPVPRLTTVGGVPLTELVSKERLESIVQRTRDGGAEIVKYLKTGSAYYAPAAAAVEMVESIIIDQKRVLPCAAWLTGEYGCKDIYMGVPVIVGRKGVEKILEIKLTDEERKMFDHSADAVRNVIAATKL, encoded by the coding sequence ATGAAAGTCACCGTCATTGGCGCGGGTAATGTCGGAGCCTCGTGCGCGTACATTCTTTCCGACAAGAATATCTGCAAGGAAATAGTATTGCTTGATATCGCGGAGGGCATTCCGCAGGGTAAGGCTCTCGATATGTTTGAGGCAACCCCGATCGGAAGCTCAAGCTCCCGCATACTGGGTACGAACGACTACAAAGATACTGCAAATTCCGATATCATCGTGATGACGGCCGGCAAGCCCCGCACGCCCGGAATGTCGCGCGACGACTTGCTTGCCGCTAACATCGAGATCATGCGTTCCGCTATCGGCGAAGCAGCGAAAGCCTCGCCCAACGCGATCGTAATCATCGTTTCGAATCCGCTTGACGCGATGAGCTATGCGGCTCTTAAGCTCACGGGCTTCCCGCACCATCGCGTTTTCGGTATGGCCGGTATTTTGGACACGGCTCGTTACCGCACGTTCATCGCAATGGAACTCGGCGTGTCCGTCAAGGACATTGCTGCGGTTGTACTGGGTGGACATGGTGACACGATGGTCCCGGTACCGCGATTGACTACGGTCGGCGGCGTGCCCCTGACCGAGTTGGTGTCCAAGGAACGTCTGGAATCAATAGTTCAGCGCACGCGCGACGGTGGCGCCGAAATCGTCAAGTATTTGAAGACCGGTTCCGCCTATTATGCTCCGGCCGCCGCCGCGGTTGAAATGGTCGAATCCATCATTATCGACCAAAAACGTGTTCTTCCATGCGCAGCTTGGTTGACAGGCGAATACGGCTGCAAGGACATTTACATGGGCGTTCCGGTTATCGTTGGCCGCAAGGGCGTCGAGAAAATTCTTGAAATCAAGTTGACGGACGAAGAACGCAAGATGTTCGATCACTCCGCGGACGCGGTTCGCAACGTGATCGCTGCGACGAAGCTGTAG
- the elbB gene encoding isoprenoid biosynthesis glyoxalase ElbB — protein MAKVGVVLAGCGYLDGAEIYESTLTLLALDRLGISYQCLAPDVPQMHVINHKSGEVSGEMRNVLTESARIARGKIEPLEIAWLDKLDAVIFPGGFGAAKNYCDFAVKGEDCSISPLIESFMREAVARKKPLGVICISPVVLARALKGTKFHPQITVGQESGPANSIDAFGSKHVVCPVTDCVVDKDLKIASTPAFMYPARISEVEQGISKLVAQIAAFVEAGQTIAVA, from the coding sequence ATGGCAAAGGTTGGCGTCGTTCTGGCCGGATGTGGATATCTCGACGGAGCGGAAATTTATGAATCAACTCTGACTTTGTTGGCTCTTGATCGTCTCGGCATATCGTATCAATGCTTAGCGCCGGACGTTCCCCAAATGCATGTGATCAACCACAAAAGCGGAGAAGTGTCCGGAGAGATGCGAAATGTACTAACGGAGTCGGCGCGCATCGCCCGTGGGAAAATCGAACCCCTGGAAATCGCATGGTTGGACAAACTGGACGCCGTGATATTTCCCGGTGGATTTGGTGCGGCCAAAAACTATTGCGATTTTGCGGTCAAAGGTGAAGACTGTTCTATTAGCCCATTGATCGAGTCATTCATGCGCGAGGCCGTTGCCAGAAAGAAACCTCTCGGAGTGATCTGCATTTCACCTGTCGTTTTGGCGCGTGCCCTGAAAGGCACGAAATTCCACCCGCAAATCACGGTTGGTCAGGAGTCTGGCCCTGCAAATTCGATTGATGCATTTGGCAGCAAACATGTGGTTTGTCCCGTAACCGATTGTGTAGTCGACAAAGATTTGAAAATCGCTTCAACGCCTGCGTTCATGTATCCGGCTCGCATCAGCGAAGTGGAACAAGGAATCAGCAAACTGGTGGCTCAAATTGCCGCCTTTGTGGAGGCAGGGCAAACAATTGCCGTGGCATAG
- a CDS encoding PAS domain S-box protein — MPDLSLIILGAKSPERSRLEELLSQQNWRCLIAESPSEVLSFAGWQECQVVLIDQPNNLSQEVVELISKSPFVQVVLYSAKSAEASFDSAIGQKVFALLNVADSSDAQIVLSVAKAAEFAKVLAERTAPGLGHAYRRLFEASTLLQYAESLPRLLEQTCREIAIAAGFGRAILVIGDSKFRIQAAQAYFANEQYAVTLDELAGRPLMPVFPNTPLEQFGKGFAQEFEVSEKSLSRHLVLPLEKTDSTIVGFLTLDKALSDQPDAAELTQPVALLLKLVAHFIETQTIRAELKKRQGGEEVFAAPRGQELRQAQDRFSRLVSLTDDIVYVTDPEGRVVYLNESFTERLGYTRENYIGRKLSDVLLDLATDSEANQQLVASLGDQSVSHRDGELELFTKTGYKTAYSLRHQWISQAGDLVAGQGILRDMTEQQELRVQLIRSERLGIAGKLASGVAHEINNPLQAISSHLGGLRDKVEKDKSALESIDVVSDSVERIRLIVRSLLDLQRTEQTSRRNEDINVIVEKSLALLAPQLRQAHVEVKKALSGSLPSVKINSAEMEQVLLNLIINAISAMEGGGVLTMFTGLENERMIVRVSDTGKGIAPEVLSKLFQPFFTHREQGGGLGLGLYLSRNIMRSHGGDLIAESPPGTGAVFTAILPVKEIK, encoded by the coding sequence TTGCCTGATCTAAGCCTAATCATACTCGGTGCAAAATCGCCGGAAAGATCGCGACTCGAAGAACTTTTGAGTCAGCAGAACTGGCGTTGCCTGATTGCAGAAAGCCCTTCTGAAGTGCTGAGTTTTGCAGGTTGGCAGGAATGTCAAGTTGTTTTGATTGATCAACCAAACAATTTATCGCAAGAAGTTGTCGAGTTGATTTCAAAGTCACCGTTCGTACAAGTTGTTCTATATTCAGCAAAGTCGGCTGAGGCAAGTTTCGATTCAGCAATCGGCCAAAAAGTATTCGCGCTGCTGAATGTGGCCGACTCTTCAGATGCTCAGATTGTGTTGTCTGTTGCCAAGGCTGCCGAGTTTGCCAAAGTGTTGGCGGAGCGAACGGCACCCGGACTTGGTCATGCCTATCGCAGGTTGTTCGAGGCAAGCACGCTGCTTCAGTATGCCGAATCACTGCCGCGATTGTTAGAACAAACTTGCCGAGAGATCGCCATAGCTGCTGGATTCGGACGCGCAATCCTCGTAATTGGAGATTCAAAATTCCGCATTCAGGCCGCGCAAGCGTACTTTGCGAATGAACAGTATGCAGTTACGTTGGATGAGCTCGCAGGACGTCCGCTGATGCCGGTGTTTCCGAACACACCGCTTGAGCAGTTTGGGAAGGGTTTTGCGCAAGAGTTCGAAGTGTCTGAGAAATCGCTGTCGCGTCATCTGGTGTTGCCGCTCGAAAAAACGGACAGCACTATCGTCGGCTTCTTGACCTTAGACAAAGCGCTTTCCGATCAGCCGGACGCGGCGGAATTGACTCAACCAGTCGCTCTTCTTCTGAAACTTGTTGCCCATTTTATTGAAACGCAGACGATACGTGCAGAACTTAAGAAAAGACAAGGCGGCGAAGAAGTCTTTGCAGCACCGCGAGGTCAAGAACTTCGCCAAGCGCAAGATCGATTCAGCAGGCTTGTGTCTTTAACGGATGACATTGTTTACGTCACGGATCCCGAGGGGCGGGTTGTCTACCTGAATGAGTCATTTACCGAGCGGCTTGGGTACACTCGGGAGAATTACATTGGGCGCAAGCTGAGTGACGTGTTGCTTGATCTTGCAACCGACAGCGAAGCAAACCAGCAACTTGTCGCTTCACTTGGTGATCAGAGTGTTTCGCATCGAGATGGTGAATTGGAGCTTTTCACGAAGACGGGCTATAAGACCGCGTATTCGCTTAGACATCAATGGATAAGCCAAGCAGGCGACCTGGTTGCGGGGCAAGGCATATTGAGAGACATGACCGAACAGCAAGAGCTGCGCGTGCAGCTTATCCGTTCTGAAAGACTTGGCATTGCGGGAAAACTCGCGAGCGGAGTCGCGCATGAAATTAATAATCCATTGCAAGCGATTTCCTCGCACCTGGGCGGACTCCGGGATAAAGTCGAGAAAGACAAGAGCGCGTTGGAAAGTATCGACGTTGTTTCCGATTCTGTGGAGCGAATTCGCCTGATTGTTCGGAGCTTGCTTGATCTTCAGCGTACCGAGCAGACTTCGCGTCGAAACGAGGATATTAACGTGATCGTCGAGAAGTCGCTCGCGTTGCTTGCACCGCAACTCCGGCAGGCACACGTAGAAGTAAAGAAGGCACTATCCGGTAGTCTTCCCAGCGTGAAGATTAACTCGGCAGAGATGGAGCAGGTGTTGCTGAACTTGATCATCAATGCGATATCCGCAATGGAAGGCGGCGGGGTGCTCACAATGTTTACTGGATTGGAAAATGAGCGCATGATCGTACGGGTTTCCGACACCGGCAAGGGGATTGCACCGGAAGTGTTGTCAAAACTCTTCCAACCGTTTTTCACGCATCGTGAGCAGGGAGGAGGGCTTGGGCTGGGTTTGTATTTGTCCCGTAACATTATGCGGAGCCATGGCGGAGACCTGATTGCCGAATCGCCTCCGGGGACTGGAGCAGTTTTTACCGCGATCTTACCTGTCAAAGAAATAAAATAG
- the metG gene encoding methionine--tRNA ligase, whose protein sequence is MKHYYVTTPIYYVNSDPHIGTAYTTILADTSARYRRLLGEDAFFLTGTDEHGDKIAKAAAAKGVSPQEFVDDISSRFRKLWPQLYVMPNRFIRTTDPDHRAIVQEVLQRLHDKGDTYYGEYEGLYCTGCERFRTEKELVDGKCPDHGTVPEKVKESNYFFRMSKYQDWWRDFVESHPDVVRPERYKNEVLGYLREPLEDLCISRPKERLSWGIELPFDRDYVTYVWFDALLNYLSGIDYGRGEDWKHLWENCEHLIGKDIVKPHGIYWPIMLHAAGLPVFRHLTVHGYWNFRDAKISKSSGKPISVEPLIDVFGVDALRFFVLREMVVGLDASFSVEAMLKRVNSDLANDLGNLLSRVAKLVDDHFDGKIPTAKQDAPELQQIVLSLVGSAAEWTGEMKWHVLIEETMQLVRATNRYFESSAPWGLVKTDMDSAGTVLRNCLEALRVSAILLYPIMPGKMTDLLTRIGEPVQDYRLGKHAVWGQVRTGAKIRKGDALFPRLDEKEVKAALAEFLGDKSEEKTAPVQASVDSESITLDDFKKISLRTAKVLEAEKISGSDKLLKLQVEVGDQRRQIVAGIAEFYSAEQMVGKHIVIVANLKPAKLRGEISEGMLLAVKWDGKLEVLSPSSEAPTNSPIS, encoded by the coding sequence ATGAAGCACTATTACGTTACCACACCCATATATTATGTGAACTCGGATCCGCATATCGGTACCGCGTACACAACAATACTTGCAGATACTTCGGCGCGCTATCGTCGTTTACTGGGCGAAGATGCCTTCTTCCTTACGGGCACGGATGAACACGGCGACAAGATTGCCAAGGCCGCTGCCGCGAAGGGAGTGTCCCCACAAGAGTTTGTCGATGACATCAGCAGCCGCTTTCGCAAGCTCTGGCCGCAGCTTTACGTTATGCCGAATCGTTTTATTCGCACAACGGACCCCGATCATCGCGCCATTGTACAGGAAGTCCTGCAAAGACTTCACGACAAGGGTGACACGTATTACGGTGAATACGAAGGGCTCTATTGTACCGGCTGCGAGCGCTTCCGCACTGAAAAAGAACTTGTGGACGGCAAGTGCCCCGATCACGGAACCGTTCCCGAAAAGGTGAAAGAATCAAACTACTTCTTTCGGATGAGCAAGTACCAGGATTGGTGGCGCGACTTTGTGGAATCGCATCCTGATGTTGTTCGCCCCGAGCGGTACAAGAATGAAGTGCTCGGTTACTTGCGTGAACCACTCGAAGACCTTTGTATTTCACGTCCAAAAGAAAGGCTCTCTTGGGGAATTGAATTGCCTTTCGACCGAGACTATGTAACATACGTTTGGTTCGACGCGCTTCTAAATTATCTGAGTGGAATTGACTACGGCCGCGGCGAAGACTGGAAACACCTCTGGGAAAATTGCGAGCATTTGATCGGCAAGGACATTGTCAAGCCGCACGGTATCTATTGGCCGATTATGCTGCATGCGGCTGGATTGCCTGTATTTCGTCACTTGACCGTGCACGGATACTGGAATTTCAGAGACGCCAAAATCTCCAAGTCTTCCGGGAAACCCATTTCAGTCGAACCCTTGATCGACGTGTTCGGCGTGGATGCTCTGCGCTTTTTTGTGCTGCGTGAGATGGTCGTCGGTCTGGATGCTTCCTTTTCGGTTGAAGCCATGCTTAAACGTGTGAACAGCGATTTGGCCAACGATCTCGGGAATTTGCTTTCGCGTGTTGCCAAGTTAGTTGATGATCATTTCGACGGCAAAATTCCGACGGCCAAACAAGACGCGCCGGAACTCCAACAAATCGTGCTATCTCTTGTAGGAAGCGCGGCAGAGTGGACCGGCGAAATGAAGTGGCACGTCCTTATCGAAGAAACGATGCAGCTTGTGCGCGCGACCAACCGCTATTTTGAGTCCTCTGCTCCTTGGGGACTCGTGAAGACCGACATGGATAGTGCGGGAACTGTATTGCGTAATTGCCTCGAAGCCTTGCGCGTTTCTGCAATCCTGTTGTATCCGATTATGCCCGGAAAGATGACCGATTTGCTAACCAGAATTGGCGAGCCGGTACAAGATTATCGCCTTGGCAAACACGCAGTATGGGGGCAAGTGCGTACCGGCGCGAAGATTCGCAAAGGCGACGCTTTGTTCCCACGGTTGGACGAAAAGGAGGTGAAAGCAGCGTTGGCGGAGTTTCTCGGCGACAAATCCGAAGAGAAGACCGCTCCCGTGCAGGCAAGTGTTGATTCAGAGTCGATTACGCTCGATGATTTCAAAAAGATCTCTTTGAGGACGGCCAAGGTGCTCGAGGCCGAGAAGATCAGCGGTTCAGACAAACTGCTTAAGCTGCAAGTCGAAGTAGGGGACCAACGGCGGCAAATTGTCGCGGGCATCGCCGAATTTTATTCCGCTGAGCAGATGGTAGGTAAACACATCGTGATCGTCGCAAACCTCAAACCTGCAAAATTGCGCGGGGAGATTTCCGAGGGAATGCTCTTGGCCGTTAAATGGGACGGCAAGCTCGAAGTTCTTTCTCCATCCTCGGAAGCGCCGACCAACTCGCCAATCAGCTAA